The window CTACCGCCGAGAACTACCTCCGCTTCCTCGGCGACCGCTACTACCTGGGTACCCTCGGGTTCACGCTGCGGATCAGCCTGGTGACGACGCTCTGCGCGCTCCTGCTCGGCTACCTGGTCGCCTACTACCTGGTCCGGTCCGTCCGCTCGCGAGCGATGCGGCGGCTCGCCTACCTGATCGTGGTGGCGCCGCTCTTCACCAGCTCGATCGTCCGGTCCTTCGGCTGGATGGTGAGCCTCGGCAACAACGGCATCGTCAATCGCACCCTGCTCGATCTCGGCGTGGTCGAGCGGCCGGTCCGGCTCATCTTCAACGAGGCCGGCGTCGTGATCGGGCTCACCCACGTGCTGCTGCCGTTCACGGTCCTGACCATCGCCGCCGTCCTCCAGCAGATCGACGTGAGCCTCGAGGAGGCCGCGATGGACCTGGGAGCGAGTCGCCTGGTCACGTTCCTCACGGTGACCTTGCCGCTGAGCCTGCCCGGCGTGGTCGCCGGCTCGCTGATCGTCTTCACGCTGGCGATGAGCGCCTACGTCACGCCGGCCGTGTTGAGCGGGGGCCGGCTCAAGGTCGTGCCGATGCTGATCTACGAGCAGTACGTCGCCGTCTACGACTGGGGATTCGGCGGGGCCATGGCGATGCTGCTCCTCGCGCTGACCCTGCTCCTCACCAGCGTCTACACGCGCTTCCTCCGCACGGTATGACGGCTCGGCCCGCCGGAGTGCTGGAGGCGGTCGAGCGGGTGGGCGGGGTCTTGCTGCGGGCGCTGGCGGTGCTGACTTTTGTCTACCTGCTGCTGCCGATCGCGGTGATCGTCGGCGCTTCCTTCACCGCGTCCGACTTTCTGGCCTTCCCGCCGCGCGGGCTCACGCTTCGGTGGTACTGGACCTTCACGCAGACGCCCGGCTGGCTCGACTCCTTCACGCTGAGCCTCGAGCTGGCGGCGGCCACCACCGGGCTCGCCACCGCCATCGGGGTGCCTGCGGCGCTGGCGCTGGCCCGCTCCCGGTTCCGGGGCCAGCGGCTCCTGTCGGGCCTGTTCCTCTCCCCCCTCGTCCTCCCGCAGGTGGTCCTCGGCGTCGGGCTCCTCCAGTACCTCACGCTGCTGGGGATCGCGCGGACCTTCTGGGCGATCCTGATCGGCCACGTCCTGCTCACGCTGCCATACATCATCCGCTCGGTGATGGCCACCCTGGCCGGCGTGGACCCGGCGCTGGAGGAGGCGGCCGCCGACCTCGGGGCGTCCCCGCCGGTGGCCTTCCTCACCGTCACCCTGCCGGTCATCCAGGGCGGCGTGATCGCGGGGGCGCTCTTCGCCTTCGTCATCTCGTGGACGAACG is drawn from Candidatus Methylomirabilota bacterium and contains these coding sequences:
- a CDS encoding ABC transporter permease → MTARPAGVLEAVERVGGVLLRALAVLTFVYLLLPIAVIVGASFTASDFLAFPPRGLTLRWYWTFTQTPGWLDSFTLSLELAAATTGLATAIGVPAALALARSRFRGQRLLSGLFLSPLVLPQVVLGVGLLQYLTLLGIARTFWAILIGHVLLTLPYIIRSVMATLAGVDPALEEAAADLGASPPVAFLTVTLPVIQGGVIAGALFAFVISWTNVEVTMFFTTSRLNPLPVNIMNYIAYNVDPLVAAVSAASVYVSFVVLLLIDATVGLDRFAETRPR
- a CDS encoding ABC transporter permease, with amino-acid sequence MSDDAVRPRARWRLLLPAVAVMLLFLVPTVASILVGSVVEHKQAPGHPTAENYLRFLGDRYYLGTLGFTLRISLVTTLCALLLGYLVAYYLVRSVRSRAMRRLAYLIVVAPLFTSSIVRSFGWMVSLGNNGIVNRTLLDLGVVERPVRLIFNEAGVVIGLTHVLLPFTVLTIAAVLQQIDVSLEEAAMDLGASRLVTFLTVTLPLSLPGVVAGSLIVFTLAMSAYVTPAVLSGGRLKVVPMLIYEQYVAVYDWGFGGAMAMLLLALTLLLTSVYTRFLRTV